The following are encoded together in the Acidicapsa ligni genome:
- a CDS encoding exodeoxyribonuclease VII small subunit — MAKFEESLKKLEVIVEQLEQGDLALEQSLKLFEEGVSLSAACKQELDAAEGKVQMLVKQRDGGHKLEAFPTEN, encoded by the coding sequence ATGGCAAAATTTGAAGAGTCACTAAAAAAGCTGGAAGTTATCGTCGAACAACTGGAACAGGGCGACCTTGCCCTGGAGCAGTCCCTCAAGCTGTTTGAAGAAGGCGTGAGCTTGTCTGCCGCATGCAAGCAGGAACTGGATGCCGCTGAAGGTAAAGTACAAATGCTGGTCAAGCAGCGTGATGGCGGCCATAAGCTGGAAGCTTTCCCAACGGAAAATTAG
- a CDS encoding bifunctional homocysteine S-methyltransferase/methylenetetrahydrofolate reductase, which translates to MIGNVRTLKDIFADRPVLCDGAMGTVLYARGVFINRCYDELNLSDPALILSVHEEYLQSGAEILETNTFGANRFRLARHGLASRTVEINEAGVRIARQAAEHLKDKQAGDAWVAGSIGPLGVHLEPLGKTSLEEARAAFAEQIGALASAGADLLIIETMPALNEAREALLAAKATAPELPVFLMVTVDDDGNCLDGSSPGQAATLLTEWGADAIGCNCSTGPANVLTAIEAMRAASSLPIVAMPNAGMPRAIEGRNIYLCSPEYMASFARKAIKAGAQFVGGCCGTTPNHIRAMKSAIRAIDAQNRNQNSASGIAAQKNATATNTIEIPPAPLAERSRIGALIAEGTFVTLVEIVPPRGIDCIKEIEGARLLASLGVHAINIPDSPRASARMSAQSLCIQIQQQAGIETVLHYTCRDRNVLSIQSDLLGASSIGLRNVLCLTGDPPKLGNYPDATAVFDVDAIGLVNIVRRLNHGLDIGSNSIGASTNFTIAVAANPGVPDIEQEIRRFAWKVEAGAEYAITQPVFDLRLLESFLKRIEEFRIPVIAGIWPLTSLRNAEFMRNDLRVSMPEAVMLRMAQAENPDAARMEGVRIAQEMLTEARPMVQGVQVSAPFGRYALAAEAIASVLPQTSLPR; encoded by the coding sequence ATGATTGGTAACGTGCGTACACTGAAAGACATTTTTGCCGACCGACCGGTCCTTTGTGACGGAGCAATGGGTACTGTGCTCTATGCTCGCGGAGTTTTTATCAACCGCTGTTACGACGAACTCAACCTCTCCGACCCGGCCCTGATCCTCTCCGTTCATGAGGAGTATCTGCAGAGCGGCGCCGAAATTTTGGAGACGAACACCTTCGGAGCCAATCGCTTCCGCTTGGCTCGTCATGGCCTTGCCAGCCGCACCGTCGAGATCAACGAGGCGGGAGTACGCATTGCGCGCCAAGCTGCCGAGCACCTGAAAGACAAGCAGGCAGGCGACGCGTGGGTTGCCGGATCCATCGGCCCGCTGGGCGTGCATCTTGAGCCATTGGGCAAGACCAGCCTGGAAGAGGCTCGCGCTGCCTTTGCCGAGCAGATAGGAGCCCTTGCCTCCGCCGGTGCAGATCTTTTGATCATTGAGACCATGCCGGCGTTGAACGAGGCTCGCGAGGCCCTGCTGGCCGCCAAGGCGACTGCTCCGGAACTGCCCGTCTTCCTCATGGTCACCGTGGATGACGATGGCAACTGCCTCGACGGATCGTCGCCCGGCCAGGCCGCGACACTGCTCACGGAGTGGGGCGCGGATGCGATCGGCTGCAACTGCTCTACCGGTCCGGCAAATGTTCTAACCGCAATTGAAGCAATGCGTGCTGCCAGTTCCCTGCCCATTGTTGCCATGCCCAATGCAGGCATGCCCCGCGCGATTGAAGGGCGCAACATCTATCTTTGCTCGCCGGAGTATATGGCCAGCTTCGCACGCAAGGCGATCAAGGCCGGAGCACAATTCGTCGGCGGCTGTTGCGGAACCACTCCGAATCATATCCGCGCCATGAAGTCAGCCATCCGGGCTATCGATGCCCAAAATCGCAACCAGAATTCGGCCTCCGGAATAGCGGCCCAGAAGAATGCAACTGCTACAAACACCATTGAAATTCCTCCGGCTCCGCTCGCGGAACGCTCCCGTATTGGAGCGCTGATTGCCGAAGGCACTTTCGTCACGCTGGTTGAAATTGTTCCACCACGTGGGATCGATTGCATTAAGGAGATTGAAGGCGCTCGCCTCCTAGCCTCGCTCGGCGTTCACGCGATCAACATTCCGGATTCGCCTCGCGCCTCTGCTCGCATGAGCGCTCAGAGCCTCTGCATTCAGATTCAGCAGCAGGCCGGCATTGAAACGGTGCTGCATTACACCTGCCGCGACCGCAACGTCCTCAGTATCCAGTCCGATTTGCTGGGAGCTTCGTCGATCGGCCTGCGCAATGTTCTTTGCCTCACCGGCGATCCGCCCAAGCTGGGCAACTATCCCGACGCAACCGCGGTCTTTGATGTGGATGCAATCGGTCTCGTCAATATCGTCCGCCGCCTCAATCACGGGCTCGATATCGGTAGCAATTCGATTGGGGCATCGACGAACTTCACTATTGCCGTCGCCGCCAATCCCGGTGTCCCAGATATTGAACAGGAGATTCGCCGCTTCGCGTGGAAGGTGGAAGCCGGGGCTGAATACGCCATCACGCAGCCGGTCTTCGATCTGCGCCTGTTGGAAAGCTTTCTCAAGCGCATCGAGGAGTTCCGCATTCCGGTGATCGCCGGTATCTGGCCACTCACCAGCCTGCGCAATGCCGAGTTCATGCGTAACGACCTGCGCGTGTCCATGCCCGAAGCAGTCATGCTGCGCATGGCCCAGGCAGAAAATCCCGATGCCGCTCGCATGGAGGGCGTCCGAATCGCCCAGGAGATGCTTACGGAAGCACGCCCGATGGTCCAGGGAGTGCAGGTCAGCGCACCCTTTGGCCGTTACGCACTGGCCGCTGAAGCCATCGCTTCCGTGTTGCCACAAACAAGCCTTCCGCGATAA
- the bshB1 gene encoding bacillithiol biosynthesis deacetylase BshB1 produces MIDVLAIAAHRDDVEQTCGGTLLRMKARGLRTGILDLTQGESGTRGSAAERFAEAEGAAHILGVTTRQALDLPDGAVANTLENRLKIVKVIRDLRPRVVILPYWEARHPDHATCSTLGYEACFLAGLSKLEGNRVEDLPPHRPFKIIYASLYADVRPSFIVDITPFIDQRHASLMAYKSQYANQQQGGGLFVPEEEIRERTFAEARHYGLLAGVKYGEPFVQREVGLVDDVTLIPVQSI; encoded by the coding sequence GTGATTGATGTTTTGGCCATCGCAGCACATCGCGATGATGTCGAACAGACCTGCGGGGGAACGCTCCTTCGCATGAAGGCACGCGGACTGCGAACAGGCATTCTCGACCTGACGCAGGGCGAATCCGGTACGCGTGGCAGTGCAGCAGAGCGCTTCGCCGAGGCCGAGGGAGCAGCCCATATCCTGGGCGTAACCACGCGACAGGCTCTCGATCTGCCTGACGGCGCAGTTGCCAACACGCTTGAAAATCGCCTCAAAATTGTAAAAGTCATTCGCGATCTGCGTCCCCGCGTCGTGATCCTGCCCTATTGGGAAGCTCGCCATCCGGACCACGCAACCTGCTCCACTCTTGGCTACGAGGCATGTTTTCTCGCCGGACTATCCAAGCTTGAGGGCAATCGCGTCGAGGATCTGCCGCCTCATCGGCCCTTCAAAATCATCTACGCCAGCCTCTATGCGGATGTTCGTCCCAGCTTTATTGTGGACATCACGCCCTTCATCGATCAACGCCACGCGTCGCTCATGGCCTACAAGTCCCAATATGCCAACCAGCAGCAGGGCGGGGGACTATTCGTGCCCGAAGAAGAGATTCGCGAACGCACCTTTGCCGAGGCTCGACATTATGGGCTGCTTGCCGGGGTGAAGTATGGCGAGCCTTTCGTACAGCGGGAGGTCGGCCTGGTGGACGATGTCACGCTGATCCCCGTGCAATCGATCTAA
- a CDS encoding class I SAM-dependent methyltransferase yields MIQSWNPAVYAQIGSFVPALGAGVLEWLSPQPGERILDLGCGDGQLTAKIAAAAATVTGVDSSADMVKGSLARGLDAHVCNVEALPFTGEFDAVFSNAALHWVRDQDAMLAGVKRALRPGGRFVAEMGGHGNIASIQVALAAVLARHGLDREFSAEQMNYFPTATAYRARMERHGFTVDEIQLIPRPTPLHEAGMRGWLTTFRRGVLDSVPEDLRPVVLDETVALLEPVLRDDQGNWTADYVRLRFIAHV; encoded by the coding sequence ATGATTCAAAGCTGGAACCCCGCCGTCTACGCTCAAATAGGAAGTTTTGTCCCCGCTCTCGGAGCAGGAGTGCTGGAGTGGCTGTCACCGCAGCCTGGAGAACGCATCCTCGATCTGGGCTGCGGCGATGGACAGCTTACGGCAAAGATCGCCGCAGCCGCCGCAACTGTGACCGGCGTGGATTCTTCCGCAGATATGGTGAAAGGTTCTCTGGCTCGCGGCCTGGATGCACACGTCTGCAATGTTGAGGCGCTCCCGTTCACCGGCGAGTTCGATGCTGTATTTTCAAATGCTGCGCTGCATTGGGTGCGCGATCAGGATGCGATGCTGGCCGGAGTTAAGCGAGCGCTTCGCCCCGGTGGCCGGTTCGTGGCTGAGATGGGAGGTCACGGGAATATCGCGTCAATTCAAGTAGCGCTGGCCGCGGTGCTGGCGCGACACGGCCTCGATCGTGAATTCAGCGCAGAGCAGATGAACTATTTTCCGACGGCCACTGCCTATCGGGCGCGCATGGAGCGTCATGGGTTTACGGTCGACGAGATTCAACTCATCCCACGGCCAACTCCCTTGCACGAAGCTGGAATGCGCGGCTGGCTGACGACTTTTCGACGCGGTGTTCTGGATTCCGTGCCGGAAGATCTTCGCCCCGTCGTCCTGGATGAAACCGTCGCTCTGCTCGAACCCGTCCTGCGCGACGATCAGGGCAACTGGACTGCAGATTACGTCCGCCTGCGCTTTATCGCTCATGTTTAA